Genomic DNA from Trichoderma asperellum chromosome 5, complete sequence:
TAGTCGCTAAATGGCGCCGACCGCCGTGTGGGCGTCGTACTCCtgccctgctgctgcgctccAATCTCCTGACTGGAGAAGTCTTGCAGCGGGTGGCCCTTGACGGTGCTCTCGCCTTCTCCGTAGATGAAGTACTGGACGCCGAGGAAGCAGTCGCAGCAAGCCTGGAAGATGCCGCAGATCTTGAAGGCCAGGGGAATCTCGGACGTGGCGGTGAAGAACCAGAAGATCTTCATGGCGTCGCCTCCGATCCAGCTAGCGAGCACGGACAGCCGGAAGCCCTTGACCGACTTGGACTGCGCGTTGGCGAGGATCTGCGGGATCGGGAGCGTGGCTTCGACGGAGAGGCCAATGTAGCCGATGAGGACCGAGTACATGGAATAGACGGGAGGGATGCTGGACATGACAACTTCGCAGACGAGCAGGCCTGCGAAGAGGTAGACCACGAACTGCCAATATCTGCTTATACGGTTAGGTTAGCCTTTCCATTCTTCGATTCGACCACTGTCAATATCCTCAATTGGTGAGACTCAACGGCTTCGGTGACCTCCATTGCCAGAAATTATACGGCCGCTGGGAAAAGAGGCCCTCGGCAGCAGCGAATGGCAGCCCGGACTCTCCGCCTTTATTCGAAGGGGCAGGTCGGTGATCGAGAGCAATCTTGAGGAGCGCCACCTGCATTCCCACCATGATCAGGGACTGTATCAACAAGCTCGAGTCGAATCGTGCGCCGGGCCAGTAGAAGATTCTATCGTCCAACACCTCCATGTTAGCAGAATGCGCCGGATCCGCCGGACGGCCAGGAGGGCCCAACCGGCATTGCgacaaaaagcagaaagcagaaagcagGGCAACGCACCTGAACAGAGATGCGACCAGCATAATCAGGGGGATGTCGAGAGAGAAGCCCGCGCTGGTCTTTTTGCGGTGCATCGAGACGGCCTGGTCGCCATAGGAGAGGATGGGCGAGAGGATGATGAACATTGGCGCCAGGTAGCCCGTGCAGGTCGCAAGCCAGCCCATTGTTGCGGATTTCGGATTTTCGAGGCGAGCAAGGCCTAAGGAGGTTTGTATATACTGCTATATTATGTTGTATTCGGAGTCGCTGGATATCCAAGAAATGAGAAGCAAGAACCAGTCTTTGGCCTCGATAAGAAGAGACGAGCCGTGCTTCCGGGACTCTTAGAAAAGGATAGAATAGGCAGTTGAAGCGGTCATTAGAGATGGAAGCAAATAAGATCGCAGGCCAAGcgcaaagaaagagacagagagccGCAGGACCGAGTAATGAGTGCAGAAGCGGTAAAAAGGACGAAAGCGGGCTGACAATGTTTAAAATTGCTGGCAGCGATGGATTCGGGGGAGACGCGGGCAGGGGATGCGCCAAGATTAGACCGCATCTGATCGACGTTAAGACGGTACCTGGGCGCTGCTGTGCCAAGCTGGGCGGCACATGTATCGCTCTACCGGCAGTCATTAGCGGCTGCAGGCCCTGATTCGCTAGCCTTGCGCGGCCCATTTCCAGCCTTGCCCTTGGCGCGGGCCCCCCACATCTTCAACCCTCAGCTGGTGGGCTTCTGGCTATTCTTATACGAATAGCATCAGACGGAGTTCTCCGGTCTTACAATGCGGAGGGCACAGGGCAGAGCACAGAGCAGAGCGCAGCAATTGCATTTTCCAGTTGCGTTTGCCAATTGGTTCCGCAACATTGTCTTTCATCAAATCACCACTGCATTTCCGTATCTGCACTCTGGATCATCTGTagcctctttcttccctccctcccctttTGTCCCTTTTCCTACCTTTGACTAATTCAGTTGTCTTTTATCatgattttatataatataaatccCAACCATGATTCATCGCCAATAAGAACAGATGAATGAACATCACAAAGAGCACAGCTgctcgtaaaaaaaaatgcgcaGTGTGTTTCTGGCATTTCGTGATACGCAACGTCCACGCGCCCCAGGGGAGAGGGGTAAGCAGGCAGTTCCTCTCCGGCTTCCCAGTTGTTGTATAAAATTGCAATCTAGATGGTCTCAAATCTATCAAAAACAACAACCTTGCTTAGCTAGAGGGAGTCGTAGCGTAGTCGTTAATTGCGCAAGAATATCGCAGGACAACGAGGTCCAACCACCCGCACTACCGTTTACAATGTTAGCCCATccagtttcttcttcctcggatTGAATACGCAGTGGTTCGCTACTTGCTCTTCGTCTGCGGCCAGTAGACACGCCAATCTCACCGCCGATTTCCTGCAGCTGTGGTCCAACCTCGCCGGTGTTCTCAGTAGGGAAGCATCCAGAGCCAGCTCTAGTAGTGTAGCTGAATGTGCTTTAAGTTACCTTGATTGCTCGTAGATACATCACGTGCGAATCAGATAATAGGCGGATAATTTACGAGTTGACGATACCAATGACATCCTTGATGTTCCTTTGTCTAAGAGCAAGGCTTGTGACGATGCCACCCAGGCCAATGCTAGAGCTGGCAAAATGAGGGTATTTGCCAAAATCGATGTCCAGCATCAAAGCTTGGCTTCCCTCAACGAGCATCTTGACCTGCTTCGCCTGCGCATCCCTCATCAACGCTTCAGCATCGACGACGAAGGGTGCGAGAGACACTCGGCATACCTTGAGAAGGGCAAGCTCTTCCTCCACATCTTACTGCAAGAGGTCGGCGTAACGCTTCTTGTATGCAGAAGCCTATTGCCGCACTTTGCGCTCCAATAGCTCTTCGTCCAACATTTTATCAATACGAATTCCGCTACAGGCAGCCTCGGTGGTATAACTTGGGTCGACACCCCGCTTGTGGTACCGAGAGCATTGGTGCCGAGCTCTACTTCCTCGAGGCCATCGACAGCTGCGTGGAAATTCAGATTGAGGTCAGTCACTGACGAAGATGCGCTGGCAGGCGTCGTTGATGCTCAGCCATGCGTTGATTGGATTCAGGAAGTGTTGAAGGAGGTACGCGAGAGgccaaaaaaggggggggggggcaaaaacaaaagaagaagaagaaaattacGGCAGTGCGAGCACAAATTTGAGCTTCAGAGCAGATAATATCTGTAAATCTGCCCTTGCCACAATATTCTTTGAAATGTTTGACTGTAGCAGTCGATACATGGTGAATAAAAGCGGTACATGGTTTCAACTAAGAGgaagcataaaaaaaaagctacgAGTACCATCTTCTACCAAGTGGTCCATTGCCCGACACCGCGTACATCTTTTGCTCTACTTGCAGCCAAAGATGGTTGAACAATGGCAATAAAAATTGGGAAATGGGTTTCAAGATAAGTTCTCTATTACGCAGATGAAGGGTTCAGCATCTATTGATACCTCGAACCATAGTTATTGCATGAAAAACCACGAGAGATCCGACGACAACGAACCGGCATTCTCACTATCCTAAGATGATGTTTGAATAATCCATCAAGATAACTCTCGGGTGAATCTCGAGTCCTGATATGACTCAAATTCTCAAGTCAAACTAGAAGAAACTTGTCTGAGACTCTTCCGGTCTCATCTCAGCTGCCACACGAGACATTGTGTCTCAACAGCAAGAGCACCAAAACGCTCTTGTCCATATTCCAGTTAGACAATGTGCTGCTCATAGGCGGTTTAGAGGTGAAGCAATAAACTCAAGACTACTGTGTGCAGGCAAATGAGGCTACAAACACCAGTATAATACGACGGAGAAGGATAGTCGCATCCGTCATGGAGGCATTGTCATGAACAGAGGTATGGTCGCAATCTCTTATACTCGTAGAGATTCTGGATAACAGATGGATGTTCCAATCTCCTCTGGTGTAAATATAGACGATGATCCTGTGGCCATGGTCTCCGTCAGCATGCGTTGGAAGTTGGACAACGCGCATCATGCATGTCTCACTTGAGATAATCTCTAGATGGTTCTCGGCACTGCATCAAAATCTCGTTACATAACCAAGTAATTAGGCTACATGGTAGATTGAGTCGTCCAAAGAACATACCAGCAGCCCAATATCAGCAACTGGACAAAGCTTTCCCTCTTCCCAAATCTGATGTCTGTATTCTTTTACAATGCCCGCTCTACGTCAAGACCGTCCAGATAACAGACAGCTTTGGAAAGTCAAGATACATTTGGGATATGCAGACAACTTCAGGGGATTCCACATTTCCACAAGATTGAATCAATCCACCAAATTATACATTTTAGTAAACTCGTTTGATCTTTTTAGAGTTGTCGAACCTTCTTGAAGTCGTCGAATCTCAAGGAGCGATTTGATCTTGTGGAGTTATTCTCAGCATCCgcgtgagaaaaaaaagaaaaagaaaaagaaaaaaaaaaaagcccttctCCTAacactcttctctttgatcGGCGATCCAGATAAAGCCCGGCACATCATATGACGATCCGTCGTCGGCGAATCTCTTTACCTTGATAGAGGCGTAGAAAGGAGGGGCCCAAAAACTATGCAGACCCTCCGAGTACACATACAAGTGAAAACAAACAACTCATCGCCCAGTGTCACAAGACACGTCCTTGGATATACATAGTATTTgctgctattatttttagccACCCAAAGCATAACTGGCTGTGAACatacgcccccccccccccccaaaaataaataaataatggtaaaataaaaatacagtACTGACAGAGGGGGATCCATCGAGATGCATAAGTAGCATCTTATGCCGGCTGCTGTGCTGTCCATCCATCACGAGCCGGCACTCGCTCGATGCACGAAATCTcaccattttttttctcttcctttttcggCCCCATCCCTCCCCATCAGCTGCGCTGGTACCGGCTTGGACATCTCCTTTGAGCCAGAAAATGCCCGTTATTTTTAAGCTGTGCTGCTTTCATTGGAGACTAAAGAGAGCTGTGGACAAGCTTCTTGGAGCATCTTTAGCgaagcatcagcatcacgcGACCCGTCCGAGCGGCGGATCAGCAACCAGCCTGCTGTGATGCATCAACGCCGGTGCTGCAGCCTAATTCATAGCAAGTAAGTGCATGGGAGACGGTAGCAAGTAATAATAGAAACAAACAACGAGAACCAACAGAATCACAATACTACATagtacataaaaaaaaaatagcaaaaaaagagacagaagCACCGCTCCGCCACCCGCTTAGACGCCCAGACAAGGATGCGACGCTCCAGAATCGCCACCCTCTTGCGAATCTGGCCCCATCGCAAGATCATGAGGCGGCTGGTACGTTCCGTGTTGTGTCTAATTCGGGCCTCGTCACACTCCCCCCAAcgcacctttttttctttttttttttccttgctgCTGTAGGTACTATTTTGCACTACCACTGAGAGGAGGGCCAAAAACGTGCCACACCACAACAGCCAATTAGAGCCTGAAGGATTGCGCCGACATCATTTTGCATGCAACCAAGGCACGACCCAAGCCCGACAAAAGATCCAGGCCACtcgtttttttattttatttttattatcaTTTGCAGCGAAGAGGGGGGGCGTGtgtttgcttgtttgctttGTGGGTGGCTCACGATAATGGACAGGAGGAGCTGAACAATCGCAGCTGCGTTAATGACGTTACATTGCACGCGCGGCAAGCATTCCGCGCTTTTCTGTGGCGTTTTCTGGGTTTCATTCCTTTTCATTTCGTTTGCTTGTATATTTGTGAATGTTCGTTAATTTGCCAGTTTTTAATGTACTGTACTGCAATCATGCCTGCCAACGGCTCCAGCCACCCAGCGCTGCTACACCGAAGCGCATCCGTCGCATAAGCTGCGCTCGTATATACGGAGCAATAAAGTACAGTAGACTGACTGCTCCATGGATTATCCAAAAGGCGCGATTCGAGCATGCAACTTGGTCTCTCCAGGTCAACGGCAGTCTTTTTCCGCGACCCCAAACCATCATCTGTTTGCGTATAATTCAGCCACAACATACGCTTCGTCCAAGATCCGAGGCAGCACCTCACCGAAGCTTTCAACGAGTGCTGCTTCACATATAAAAAACGCCCTGATGGAACGTTGC
This window encodes:
- a CDS encoding uncharacterized protein (TransMembrane:7 (o6-25i37-57o69-87i130-148o154-177i189-209o215-238i)~EggNog:ENOG41), which produces MGWLATCTGYLAPMFIILSPILSYGDQAVSMHRKKTSAGFSLDIPLIMLVASLFRIFYWPGARFDSSLLIQSLIMVGMQVALLKIALDHRPAPSNKGGESGLPFAAAEGLFSQRPYNFWQWRSPKPYWQFVVYLFAGLLVCEVVMSSIPPVYSMYSVLIGYIGLSVEATLPIPQILANAQSKSVKGFRLSVLASWIGGDAMKIFWFFTATSEIPLAFKICGIFQACCDCFLGVQYFIYGEGESTVKGHPLQDFSSQEIGAQQQGRSTTPTRRSAPFSDYERN